Genomic segment of Verrucomicrobium sp.:
TCGACTTCGCCTATGGCCTCCCCGTCAGCACCCTGAAACTGGACCTTGCGGGCGACGCCGGACGGCGTAACTTCCAAATCCGATGGAACCAGGAGGGGAAGGGAATCACCCTCCCGGAAAAAGCCCCGCCCAAGGTTTCGGTCCACATCGACTAATTTTATGAAAGCCCACCTCCTCTGCCTCGCCCCGGCCCTGCTCCTCTGCTCCTGCGCGCCGACCGTCCATGTGGCGGTGCCGAAGCCGGTTGTCATCGACGTGAACATGAAAGTCGACGTGACGACGCGCGAGGAGGGCTCCGCCTCCAAGAGCCAGTCCCAGGCCAAGCCCGCCGCCCCCAGCGGGGACGCGGCCGCCGCCGACCACACCCGCCTGATGGGCGAGGTGCAGGAGCTGAAGAACTCCGGCCTGGTCGGGGAAGGGAAGGACGGCTACCTGGCCGTCCGCAACGCGCCGCAGGGCAAGCTCCCCACCGGGGAGGACTACGCCGCTTACGTCGGCCGCATCGTCAAGGAGGAGAACGACGCCCGCAAGGCCATCTACATGCAGGCGGCCACCAAGCAGGGCACGCCCCTGGACACCGTCCAGAAGGAGTCGGGCGAGCGCTGGCAGGACGCCGCCTATCCGGGCGAGTGGATCCAGGCCGCCGACGGCTCCTGGCAGCAGAAGAAGGGGAAGTAGGCCGGCCCTAGTCGGCCTTCTTCTTCCGGCGGCGGGGCGCCGGGGCGCAGCAGGAGAAATCGGGCCGGTGGACGTGGGGCTCCGCCGGGTGGCGCTTCTGGCAGTCCGGGCAGACGCCGTAGAAGCCCAGCTCGTGCCGCAGCCCGGTGTAGCCGAGCTTGTCGGCCACTTCCTTTTCCAATTTGCCGACGGGGCATTCCAGCTGGGTTTCCTCCACCTTGCCGCAGCCGGTGCAGAGGACGTAGTCCCGGTGGTCGCCGGGGAAGAGGAGGACGAAGAAGGGCGTCCGCTCGTGCAGCCAGATGCGCCGCAGCAGTCCCATCCCCTCCAGTGTCTGGAGGGTGCGGAAGACGGTGGCCGGATCGCACTGGGCCTTCACGGCTTTCCCCTCGCACACTTGGGCCAGGGTGACGGGCTGGGATTGGGTGGAGAAGAATTCCAGGACGGCCTCCCGCGCGGGGGTCCGGCGTAGGCCCATCTCCTCGCAAAGCCCGCGGGCCCAGGCGAGGCGGTCGGCGGCGGGGGCGTCGGTCTTCATGGGGACGGCCATTCTGCCACAATCGGGAGGGGCGGAAAAGCTTTGCCTTTGGCCCGGGACTCCCGGCATCTTGCCCGCGCGTGAAGCTCTCCGTCGTCATCCCCTGCTACAACGAGCGGGCGACCCTCCGCCGGCTCCTGGAAGCGGTCCGCCGGGCGCCCTACCCGGACAAGGAGATCATCGTCGTCGACGACGGCTCGACCGACGGGACGCGGGAAATCCTGCGCGGGGAGATCGAGGGTTCCGGCCTGGCCGACAAGATTTTCTACCATGAGGCCAATCAGGGCAAGGGGGCGGCGCTGCGCACCGGCTTTGCCGCGGCCACTGGGGATGTGGTGGTGGCGCAGGACGCCGATTTGGAGTACGACCCGGAGGAATACCCCCTCCTGATCGAGCCGATCCGGGCGGACAAGGCCGACGTCGTCTTCGGCTCCCGCTTCTGCGGCGGCCCGCACCGGGTGCTCTACTTCTGGCACCGCGTTGGCAACGGGTTCCTCACCCTCCTGTCGAACATGTTCACCAACTTGAACCTTTCCGACATGGAGACGTGCTACAAGGCCTTCCGCCGGGAAATTATCCAGGCGGTGCGGATCGAGGAGAACCGCTTCGGCTTCGAGCCGGAGATCACGGCGAAGGTCGCGCGGATGAAGGTCCGCATCTATGAGGTGGGCATCTCCTACCACGGCCGCACCTACGCGGAGGGGAAGAAGATCAATTGGCGGGACGGCGTCCGCGCCCTCTACTGCATCGTTAAATACGGGCTAATTCGGTAGCCACGCGCGCAAGCAGCCCGTCCCAATCCCCGTGCCGCGCCTGGCGGAAGAGCCGCGCGGAGGGGTACCACGGCGTCGCCTCCGCCTCCGTCATCCAGCGCCAGCAGGAGGGTTCCGGCAGGAGAATCCAGACCGGCTTCCCCAGGCTGCCCGCCAGGTGGGCCACGGCGGTGTCGACGGTGATCACCAGGTCGAGGCCCGCGACGACGCGCGCGGTGTCGAGGAAGTCCTCGCACGCGGAAAGGTCGGAGGCGAAGGGGAGCCACGCCGCGCCGGGGGCTTCCTTTTGCAGGTTGATCCACTCCACGTTTGCCGCGTTCCGCAGCGGGGCCAGCGCCTCCGGCGGGCAGGAGCGGCTGCGGTCCTTGGTGTTGGCCCGGCCGCCCGCCCAGGCGACGCCGATCCGCCGCGGGCTTCCCGGAGGCGGCGCGGCGGGGATTTCCACGGCGGGCAGGAAAAGGGGCGGGGGGATCGCCGCCGGATCGGGGCAGAAGAAGCGGGGCAGGGAGAGGAGCGGCAGGTGGACGTCGTGCGGCGGCGGCGCGGGGCCGCGCCGGACGACGGCGTCAAAGCCGGGAGCGCCCTGCAGGAGCCGGACCAGTTCCGGCTGGCATTCCAGGATGACTGTGGCGCGCGGGTGGGCTTCCTTGGCCCGCGCGGCGAAGCGGGCGAATTGAAGGGTGTCTCCCAGGCCCTGTTCGGCCAGCAGGAGCAGGGTGCGGCCTTCCAGCGGCTCCCCGCTCCAGCGCGGCGTGTGGGGCGGCGGCCCGCCTAAAAGATGGGAGGAGAGGCGGAAGCGCCACTCGTATTCCTCCCAGCCCTCGGCCAGGCGGCCCCGGGAAAGCCAGAGCAGGGCCCGATGGGTGCGGGCTTCCGGATTTTCGGGCTCCAGGCGGAGCGCCTCTTCGTACGCGTTGAGGGCTTCCTGCGTCTGGCCCAGGTCGGCCAGCGCGGCGGCGTGGTAGACGCGGGCGCGGGAGAGGCGCGGATTGAGCGCCACGGCGCGGCGCAGCGCCAGCTCGCCCGCCTCCGGCTCGTCCAGGGTCAGGAGGGCGATGCCCCGGGCGCACTGGAAGGACGCGTCGTTCCCCAGGAGGGGGAGGAGCGGCTCCAGGACGTCGAGCATCTCGGCGAGCCTGCCCTGGGAGAGGAGGAGGCTGGCCTGGTCGAGGCGGGCGTGAAGGGGACCGTCCAGGTCCACGGGATTACACCATCCCCAGCTTCTTCTTGCCGTCTTCGGAGATGCGTTCCGGGGACCAGGGCGGGTCCCAGACCAGGTTGACGTCGGCGCTGGAGACGCCGGGGAGCTTGGCGATTTTCTGCTGCGCCTCGCGGGCGATGACGGGGCCCATGCCGCAGCCGGGCGCGGTGAGTGTCATGGCCACCTTTATGGAGGCCCCTTCGGGCTTGGCGTCCAGGTCGAGGTCGTAGACGAGGCCGAGGTCGACGATGTTCACCGGGATCTCCGGGTCGAAGCAGGTCTTGAGGGTTTCCCAAACGGCTTCTTCCGTCAGCGGGCCCTGGGCGGCGGACGCGGCCTCGACCTTTTCCTTCCCCAGCGCGTCGGCGAACTCGTTCTCGATCCGGTAGAGGCCGGGCTGGGTGGGGATGACGACGGTGAAGGAGCCGCCCAGCTCCTGGGTGATGAGGACGTGGGTCCCCTTGGAAAGGGACC
This window contains:
- a CDS encoding YdbL family protein, translating into MKAHLLCLAPALLLCSCAPTVHVAVPKPVVIDVNMKVDVTTREEGSASKSQSQAKPAAPSGDAAAADHTRLMGEVQELKNSGLVGEGKDGYLAVRNAPQGKLPTGEDYAAYVGRIVKEENDARKAIYMQAATKQGTPLDTVQKESGERWQDAAYPGEWIQAADGSWQQKKGK
- a CDS encoding Fur family transcriptional regulator, with amino-acid sequence MAVPMKTDAPAADRLAWARGLCEEMGLRRTPAREAVLEFFSTQSQPVTLAQVCEGKAVKAQCDPATVFRTLQTLEGMGLLRRIWLHERTPFFVLLFPGDHRDYVLCTGCGKVEETQLECPVGKLEKEVADKLGYTGLRHELGFYGVCPDCQKRHPAEPHVHRPDFSCCAPAPRRRKKKAD
- a CDS encoding glycosyltransferase family 2 protein, with the protein product MKLSVVIPCYNERATLRRLLEAVRRAPYPDKEIIVVDDGSTDGTREILRGEIEGSGLADKIFYHEANQGKGAALRTGFAAATGDVVVAQDADLEYDPEEYPLLIEPIRADKADVVFGSRFCGGPHRVLYFWHRVGNGFLTLLSNMFTNLNLSDMETCYKAFRREIIQAVRIEENRFGFEPEITAKVARMKVRIYEVGISYHGRTYAEGKKINWRDGVRALYCIVKYGLIR
- a CDS encoding tetratricopeptide repeat protein gives rise to the protein MDLDGPLHARLDQASLLLSQGRLAEMLDVLEPLLPLLGNDASFQCARGIALLTLDEPEAGELALRRAVALNPRLSRARVYHAAALADLGQTQEALNAYEEALRLEPENPEARTHRALLWLSRGRLAEGWEEYEWRFRLSSHLLGGPPPHTPRWSGEPLEGRTLLLLAEQGLGDTLQFARFAARAKEAHPRATVILECQPELVRLLQGAPGFDAVVRRGPAPPPHDVHLPLLSLPRFFCPDPAAIPPPLFLPAVEIPAAPPPGSPRRIGVAWAGGRANTKDRSRSCPPEALAPLRNAANVEWINLQKEAPGAAWLPFASDLSACEDFLDTARVVAGLDLVITVDTAVAHLAGSLGKPVWILLPEPSCWRWMTEAEATPWYPSARLFRQARHGDWDGLLARVATELARI
- the sufT gene encoding putative Fe-S cluster assembly protein SufT, which translates into the protein MSDATITLSRDVTATRIPQGEAWSLSKGTHVLITQELGGSFTVVIPTQPGLYRIENEFADALGKEKVEAASAAQGPLTEEAVWETLKTCFDPEIPVNIVDLGLVYDLDLDAKPEGASIKVAMTLTAPGCGMGPVIAREAQQKIAKLPGVSSADVNLVWDPPWSPERISEDGKKKLGMV